A stretch of Mus caroli chromosome 5, CAROLI_EIJ_v1.1, whole genome shotgun sequence DNA encodes these proteins:
- the Rab35 gene encoding ras-related protein Rab-35 isoform X2, protein MARDYDHLFKLLIIGDSGVGKSSLLLRFADNTFSGSYITTIGVDFKIRTVEINGEKVKLQIWDTAGQERFRTITSTYYRGTHGVIVVYDVTSAESFVNVKRWLHEINQNCDDVCRILDVQLYHRAGSASKERQLGETAAAATERCGEAHQKQ, encoded by the exons ATGGCCCGGGACTACGACCACCTCTTCAAGCTGCTCATCATCGGCGACAGCG GTGTGGGCAAGAGCAGCTTGCTGTTACGATTTGCAGACAACACCTTCTCAG GCAGCTACATCACCACAATCGGAGTGGATTTCAAGATTCGGACTGTGGAGATCAATGGGGAGAAGGTGAAGCTGCAGATTTGGGACACGGCAGGGCAGGAGCGCTTCCGCACCATCACCTCTAC GTATTATCGGGGGACCCATGGGGTCATTGTGGTTTACGATGTCACTAGTGCCGAGTCCTTCGTCAATGTCAAGCGATGGCTTCATGAAATCAACCAGAACTGTGACGATGTGTGCCGAATATTAG ATGTTCAACTGTATCACAGAGCTGGTTCTGCGAGCAAAGAAAGACAACTTGgcgaaacagcagcagcagcaacagaacgATGTGGTGAAGCTCACCAAAAACAGTAA
- the Rab35 gene encoding ras-related protein Rab-35 isoform X1, whose translation MARDYDHLFKLLIIGDSGVGKSSLLLRFADNTFSGSYITTIGVDFKIRTVEINGEKVKLQIWDTAGQERFRTITSTYYRGTHGVIVVYDVTSAESFVNVKRWLHEINQNCDDVCRILVGNKNDDPERKVVETEDAYKFAGQMGIQLFETSAKENVNVEEMFNCITELVLRAKKDNLAKQQQQQQNDVVKLTKNSKRKKRCC comes from the exons ATGGCCCGGGACTACGACCACCTCTTCAAGCTGCTCATCATCGGCGACAGCG GTGTGGGCAAGAGCAGCTTGCTGTTACGATTTGCAGACAACACCTTCTCAG GCAGCTACATCACCACAATCGGAGTGGATTTCAAGATTCGGACTGTGGAGATCAATGGGGAGAAGGTGAAGCTGCAGATTTGGGACACGGCAGGGCAGGAGCGCTTCCGCACCATCACCTCTAC GTATTATCGGGGGACCCATGGGGTCATTGTGGTTTACGATGTCACTAGTGCCGAGTCCTTCGTCAATGTCAAGCGATGGCTTCATGAAATCAACCAGAACTGTGACGATGTGTGCCGAATATTAG TGGGCAATAAGAATGATGACCCTGAGCGGAAAGTGGTAGAGACAGAAGATGCCTACAAATTTGCCGGGCAGATGGGGATCCAGCTCTTTGAGACCAGTGCCAAGGAGAACGTCAATGTGGAGGAG ATGTTCAACTGTATCACAGAGCTGGTTCTGCGAGCAAAGAAAGACAACTTGgcgaaacagcagcagcagcaacagaacgATGTGGTGAAGCTCACCAAAAACAGTAAACGAAAGAAACGCTGCTGCTAA